The genomic interval aagcGTCGCATTGCCGCAGAGTACCCATGGATCTCGCTCGACGACTGGTATGCTGTGATTCCATATCTGAGTCTGGAAGACGAACCGCTGCCCGGAGAGGCCGAAGCCACGAATGGACATAAccacaagcagcagctgacCCACCAGATCTCGGCCGCCTTCACACGGCCTTTTAGACCTGATTCAGCGTCGGAGCAGCCCCGAAAATACACGTGCTACCACTTCAAGGACGACTCCACGGTGGTCGTACAGCACGTGATGGATTGGCACGAATGGCAGTTCGAGCTTCCACTCTCATCTCTGGGAATGGAACAGAAAGAGGTCTACGACATGCACTTCTCGGCCCACAACGAGACGCTCCACGCCTATGTTACGCAGAAAGAACGCATTCTGCTGTTGAAACACACCGCCAGACCCGATACGCAGCCCGTGGACCACGTACTCATCATTCCCACACCTTCTCCGGGCCCCAAATACGACTGTATCCTCCGAATTTACCAGGGACACGTCTTTTACATCGAAAGGGTCTTCGTGGGCTTCAATGAAAGGCTTGATCTAGAAGCTATCGAAAGAGGAGACTTGAACCTGCTGGAAACAACGCTGTACTCGGTGGACGTGGAGTCCCGAGCCATCCACCAACTGTGCAGCACAAAGTTGCCGGAAGAGGTGTTTACTATCCATACTCGCTCGTTTCGAAACCCAGACGCTCCCATCGTGCTCAGCAACAGGATGCTCTACTTGTGCGATCCCGATCGAAGCTACCTACTTGTCTtcaacctgctgctcaagtccGTTCGGCTGCTACTGCTGCCTCAACACAGAACCTACTCCAGAAACGTGTACATCGAGAAGGGAAGATACTTGCATTTCGTGTCGCcctctggaggagtggctctggatctccaaGAAAACGAGATACGAGACGTCCACTACGAATGACTTAGAAATAATAGATAAAAGCATTAATTGTGTGTATTATGAAGTAGTTGCCGCTGGTAAATACCTTTCTGACGGTAATACAGCAGCCAATAAATAAAAGCACGTTAGTACAAGCGGTGAGTGGCGCTTAAATGGGCATGAAATCATGCTGCTTCCAAATGCCAGTGCTCAGATGCACCTCCCAGTCCACCTCATGTTTCCAGCACGACTCCAGAATTATTTGCAGGGTGCGCCAGTTGCCCACTCCCAGAGAATGACGTAATCGGCTGACTCGAGCTCGCAGCAGGTCCTGGTAGTTCTTCACAGTACCATCATCGGCCTTGACAATGAAGTCCGCAGACGTCTTGAGCTCGCAACCAATCAGAAACATGGGCCAAACCAACTGGTTAGCTACCTTGTTCTGGGGATCCAAAAGTAGATTGAGATCCATAAATTGAATACACAAAGCGCGGATATCGGCCCAAACCTCAGGCTTGCAGCTCTTGAAGATTCGCAGCAGGAACACAAGGACTGCAATGCACCAGCACTTGCATCCGATATGCTCTTCTGAGTGCTCCGGGTAGCCTGCGGCACATTCGGAATGCAGTTCAATGAGAAGCTGGCGTTTGAGGGCCTGCCCTCGTTCCCAGAGGGCTCTCAGTTGAGCAGATCGCTCAGGAGTGTAGGCTGCTGATTGCGCAAGGTCTTCCTGGAACGCCTTGAAGTCTGCACGCAGCACAGTCACCTCATAAAGGGTCTGCATAGTCTTTATGGAACAGTTGACCATGTAGTTGAGACCGATGGAAGTGCCGTCGAACATCTCGGGGTTGACAATGAAGGGTGCGCGCGAGTCGTGTGATGCTGCGGACGTGATGAGATCAAACCACACATAACTGTTGATGAGAAACTTGCCTGAGTTTTGGGTGATGAGAAAGTCTCGAATGTCGGGCTGAGACACAATTTTGGcgtacatgtacatgtgGTTTCTGATGGCAGATGATCGGCCACCGTTGATGGTTTCAATGACAACCATGGAGATGAGCAAGATGAGAATTGCCTTGATGTTCTTGCGCGACTGCTCGGTGTTATTGAACGGCAAGTCTTTGGCACTGTCGTCCAGTCGTTGCAGTCGGtaggcttcttcttctcccatGCTAGCCAGCTCCATGAAGCCCTCCTGTCGCAGCAGCTTGAAAAAACATAGCTTGATGTACAGCACGTGTTTCTTGACTAGCGTATGTTGTGACGCAGCACTGATGAGATGCAGATAAGACATGGTCAtgacaatcttcttggtcaGTTCGGGCTCGAACGTCTCGAACATTAGTGCCGTGAGCTGCGGCTGCGGCAGGTAGTCAAAATAGGGCGACAGAAACTGCAGGTAGTTTTCCATGAGTTTGCGCTCATTTGGCGTCTGGGCAATCTGTTGCACCAGCGAGTTTGCGTAGGGGTCGGGGATGCGCGAGAATGTAAATTTCGGCAGTCGTGGTCCTCTAGGCATGCCAGGCATCCCCACTCCATGCACTCCAGGGACGCCCGGGAGAATACCCGATCCCGAATGGACCGTCAGCTTGGGCAGTTGTTGTGGGTGTGCCAGTTGCACCTGTGAGTTTGACTCTGAATTTGCCCGGGCGTCATCAATTGTGTAGCTCAGAGGCGTTCCTCCCTTGTCCAACAGCTGGCTCTCGTAGTAGGCCTTCATTTCCGACAGCGTCTTGTGCACCTGCACGGTATCCACCTTGTTTGGGTAGTTGAGGGGGTGCAGCGGGTCGATTTTTTCTTCAAACTGCACCGGGGTATCCGACAACGGCGGGATTCGCCGCCGCGTGGGTGGTGGTTCATGCAAAATGTGTGTTGGAGGTCGCAGTTGTTCGGGTAGTTGCAGTTCTTGATGTGGCGGCGACAGAGGCAGTGTAGCTCCGAGCGGTTGATCCGACAGTTGGAACGAGCTCTGGAACGTCTGCAGCGGCTGGAGCGAATGTTGCGAGGCCCGCGGCGGCTCAAAGGGGCTGTTATTGGGCTCTGTGTTTGGGCGCGGTTTCTTCTGGGTCACTGCAAATCGGCCCACCAGCGCCGCCATGTCTGGGTTGGGCGGTTTGCGCTTGCAGGACGTGCGTTTCGACGCCTTTTCCGGCTCGAAGCTCACGAATTTCGCCGGTTTACCCATGCTCGGCTCGTGGGTGAGGAGATGTCGACTTCTGGCGTACAGATGAATGGTACGAGGTATGGATCCCGATACTTTCTAATAAACTCAAGGTCTGTTTTAACTAAGGTTGCGAGCCTGCACTGTGCAGTTCCAGTTGAAAATTAGCGAGCCGTGGGGGCATTGGGGTGCGCTGCGGAGGGGGGATgcaacctgctgctggcggGGGATCAGAAAAGGACAGAGAACGGAGCTATGACGCCAGCGAGGCGAAATGTGTCACGTGTGTCCACATGTGATGCCAAGTCCTACTTAGCGTGCCCTGCTCGCCCCACCTTCCCCCTTCACTCCGATCCACATGCTCCCAACTCTATCAAAGTGGGTCTTCGCGCCTCTCACTTTAGAATCCAAAATACAAAGGTGTTTAATCCATGTTGCTTCGATGGCAACTGCACGGTTAAATACAAAGCGGCTTTTGCTTTTGCGGACGGACCCAATCAATACGGGTGGGCGGTGGAGAATGCGAAACCTACGACCTCGAAAAGAGAGCCTTCAAAACACGCTTGTATCATTGACGGCGAAAAGGACCGGCTAGAGAACGGGAACATACGCTAGGAACACAGGGCGCGCGGGCTTGGTGCATGTTGCCAAGCTACCTCCACAGAACTTGTATTCGAAGCCCTGCTCCTTCCACCAACTGCCACGCTACTGGTCTGGCTAAACTACGGTCCGAGACCGTGGCCAAGCTAAAAGACGCTTTGAACCCTtgctgctacttgtactgtatgttgtcctacatactgtacgacTGTCGTGCCAAAGGACGGAAGTCTTGCGGAACCGCGTTAATAATAACGGGATATTGAATTTTAAAATATATCCAAGCATCAAGAATGAAAAATAAATTAGTAGAAAAATAAATAGTGGAAAAATCAATTAGTGGGACACATCTGAACACATGGATTCGGCTCCGGCAAAAAACGCGCAATGCACGGCTTCGACGCAACCTCGGAGCATCTCGGAGATTTACCTCTGGGCAGTGTTCCAATTACAAGTGCTGTAGctctgttgttttttggttCAGGAGCCCCATggggatggagatgattggTGCTAAGGGAAAATACACTGTCACCATTTCTACAGTGTACAGGTATGAgatgagtacagtaccggtatTGGTACACTTTGAAATACTTACACTGTAAAAGGAAGCGAAAAGAAGTCTCCTATCTGTACAGAAAGAACTATTACCCACTCTTGCAGCCTATTAACCGCGTATGACGAACAATTAGCAAGTATGTATAGCAACATGCCTCGTCCTTCTACAGTAACGGTACCACAACCAGTCCCTGACACTCTATTATCCTATATGACCAATTTTTACTGTGCAAAATGAGACGCGCCCTAATTAGACTAATTAGAGTGCAACAAGTAAAAGCCGACGGTCGTCGTTTGCGGTGAGCTAATTATGGGCAGCCGCTGTGACCCTGCGGCTTTATCAGTATTCAGCTGGCGCGGGATTCCGacatgtcacgtgacgcgGCGTCTGTGTCGTTCCGTGACattgttttattttcatttttttacggggggtcacgtggaccAACTTTAACTGAGAGAGGTTTGGTTCTGTGGGTACATcgcagtacagtacatctGGGCACACACACTGCAAGCCCTGGTTACCCTCTTCTGCATCACGCCTATATATGTTTGGCAGAAActctttctttttgtcaTCAGGCCAAAACGTGAGTACCACAACTGCCCCAGATGTTATGATGAACATTATGCTGTGCACCAATCAGACCAGAGATGAACGATTACAGTTACCCAATTATGTACCTGACATTTTTCTGAAGACGATGATTTCTCTTGAATTCTGCTAACCCAAGTGACTGGTGGTTTACCACTTGATTTGACTACAGTCGATTATTTATATAGCTAACCAACCTTTTGACTCATTCAATCTGTACACTGTAAAATACTCTCTACGTCATTACAAATCCAGGCCTCATTTTATTAATGTATCATAGTGGTACTCACGTATTGCCCGTGTTCACTTCAATCCACCATCCACACAAACAATAATCTTTCCAGTGGCATGTCCCGCTTCTAGCTTCTTGACAGCCTCCTTTGCATCCTTCAGATCAAAAACACAATCTGTCACGGGCTTGATCTTGCCCGCCTCGATGTACTCGGTGATGATGGCCAGCTGTTTTCCCGAAGGTCTGCACACGATCGCCTGGTATCTCACGCCGTAGATCCAGGCACATCTGGTGGTAACAAAGGCGACCGAACGAAGCAGAGACGATACCAATGCACCGGGCTTGACACTCAGGGTGTCTTCCACCGTCTCGGGGGAAGGAGTGCCGTTAAGACTGCCCACAAAgccgttcttcttggtgatTGACACGTGGGCATGGGGCTGGTTGGACACATCGAGCGCATAATCGACATCCGAAACCACGTTCTTGAACACTGTGGTCCGGTAGTTGATCACCTGGTCAGCCCCTAGTTGTCGCAGCAGGTCCATTTTCTTGGATGAAGCCGTGGTGATGACTTTGGCTCCATACACGTTCTTTGCCAGCTGAATCGCAAAGGTGCCGATACCTCCGGAGcccttggagatgaagatggtTTGGTCCCTTTGCAGATTGCCAGCTTCAAACGCTTGCATGGAGGTCAGACCTACCAAGGGGATGCCTGCAGCATCTTGGAGAGAAATGTTTGATGGGGCTCTGGCCACGAGTGAGGACTTGACGCTCACAAACTCGGCCATGGTGCCGTCCTGACGCTCGCCAATCCGGCTGTAGACTCTATCGCCTGCCTTGAACTCATCCACCCCAAGtcccacctcctccaccaccccagATACATCGTAGCCAAAGATATGAGGGTGTTTGTCAGGTGCCAACATCTTCAGAAAGCCACGGTTTCTCATGCCATCAATGGGATTGAGCGACGCAGCAGCCACCCGGATCAGAACATGATCGTCGGCAATCAGAGTCGTCTTGGGATGGTCCTCGGAGTACTGGATCTTGTCCGGGCCTCCATACCCTGTGGTGTAAGCTGCTTTCATGGTGTATTGAAAGCGATCGATCAAGGCCCCTGTGACATGTCCGTGTGCGTGTTTATATATCCATGTTTGAGTACTTGGACCGGCCTCTCCTTGTCCATTGTTATTACATGCTATAGATGACACTAGCCGCACTCTACTGTGAGCACACGAGCAAAGCGACCAAGAAGCGGTAGTACAAGTCATGGAAGCGCAGGAGGATGCTACAATCACAACATGGAtattgtgtttgtgttaAATTGCTTCTACAGATTGTCTGGGTCACTGACAGCTGGTTCATTACTTCCAGTATGGCCCAAGATGAACAACTATACACATCCACCCCACATTTGTCACCAGTTAGTAACGCACTAGTGAGACGCATAGATTTGCCACCGAACATGTCACTGCGAGATCCTGTCAGAGGGGAAAGCGCGTATCCCACCCACATGTCATTTGAACTACACCCACAGAAGCAAATTAGGGCATGTATTCCCCACACCTCACGGTATGTACACTCGCAACCACTAACTCATGATACTTGCATCTCAATACAACGTTagttgtggagatggttAACACCATGAGTGGATTCAGAAGGATCTCCTTACCTTTCAATCCAGCTTACCTCCCTTTTGATCCTTACCAGCAGTCTGCCGCTAATTTTTGCGTCCCCAAACAGCCCCCTTGGCATgggtatcgtacttgtccaTCTTCTGGTTCGCCAAGAGCCTGTCTCACTGAAGGGTTGACAGATTATTGGTCATCGTGAGGACGGTTGAAACACAAGTGggtacgtacttgtataatCCAGCTTTTGGGTTGCTTGTCGCCCAGATCACACCCCCAATTCAGAGTGTGTAAACCAAACAAGTTTATGATATACTCTGGTCACATTGAACTCATAAAGTGTTCCTTTTCACAGGCGTGACAAAGACTTCCACAAGAAAACATGGCTCAAAgacacaagcacaagtgCAAGTAAACGATGTTTCATGTCATATATACATGCAGCACTTGTAATGCTCATACAAATACAATACCACTCAAGATCTATCTCTCCTCTCCACACAGTCCCTCGCCTAAACGATGCATTCATGAGTCAGCTTTGTCAACACGACGATCTTGTATTTCTCAAGAATTTCTCCTATTTTACTACTTAAAGTAAATGATACTGCTCAAAACAGCGCAAAAATACCGTTCCAACAATTCAATTGATTTTATCCAATTTATCGCAAGTTTCCACAAATGTCCCACACTTTCACGCCTCAACCGCTATCTGACATAACTGCCCGAAGCTTATATGAAAATTTCCTGAACCTAATAAAAATCTACAGCATCTTTctctacacacacacaactaACCAGACATagacacacaaacaccatgTCCGTGTCAGCTTTCAAGGCCACCGTGCTGTGCCACAACTGTGGTACCCCGCTTGATGGTACCCTCACCAATGGAACCCCCATTTGCAACCAGTGTATCGAAATGACGAccgacatcaccaaggagattcCTCGAGAGGCTTCCCTCACCTTTTGCAGAAACTGCGACAGATGGCTGCAGCCTCCCTCATCATGGACCGCTGCCCAGCCCGAGTCCCGAGAGCTGCTGGCTCTTTGTCTCAAGCGACTCAAGGGTCTGTCCAAGGTGCGTCTTGTGGACGCCTCCTTCATCTGGACCGAGCCCCACTCCCGACGTATCCGAATCAAGGTCACCGTCCAGGGCGAGGCTGTGGGCCAGACCATCATCCAGCAGAGCTTCGAGGTCGAGTACATTGTGATCGCCACACAGTGTCCCGACTGTGCCAAATCCTTCACTGCCAACACCTGGAGAGCTAGTGTGCAGATCCGACAGAAGGTGCCCCACAAGAAGACCTTCCTGTatctggagcagctgaTTCTGCGCCACAACGCACACCTGgacaccatctccatccaGGAGAGCCGCGACGGTCTGGACTTCTTTTACTCGCAGCGAAACCACGCGCTCAAGATGCTCGACTTTCTGGCGTCCGTCACCCCCTGCAGACACAAGCGGTCCGAAGAGCTCATTTCAATGGATACCCATaccgccaagaagcagtACAAGTTTTCTTACTCGGTCGAAATCGCACCCATCTGTCGAGACGACCTCGTGGTTTTGCCTCCCAGCATTGCCAAGTCCAACGCCAACATTTCTCCTCTGGTTCTGTGTACCAAGGTGACCAACACCCTGCACTTTGTTGACCCCAATACCCTCCAGACTGCCGAGATTCCTGGCTCTGTTTACTGGAGAAAGCAGTTCCCTTCTCTGGCCGATGCTTCTCGTCTGCAGGAGTTTATTGTGCTCGATATTGAGCCTCTGGGACCCGTCAAGGGCAAGTTTGCCCTTGCTGACGCCACTGTGGCTCGAGTCGGCGACATGGGCCGAAACGACACCACCTACAACATCCGAACGCATCTCGGAGGTGTCCTGCATCCCGGAGACTCTGCCTATGGCTACTACATGGTCACGTCCAACTTCAACAATGCCTACTGGGATGAGCTGGACAAGGATAATCTGCCCGACGTGATTCTAGTCAAGAAGCACTACCCTGGCCGACGAAAGAAGCGAAACCGACACTGGAAGCTTAAGCGAATGGCACTTGAACACAACCTAGAGGACGACCCCAAGGTCACCAAAACCGATCTGGACAAGGCTGAGCAGGACTACGAGCAGTTCCTGcaggagctcgaggaaGACACCGAGCTGCGAGGCACCGTCAACCTTTATAAGCGAACCGTTCCCCAGATGCCTGCTCTTCCCAAGACtggtgatgagatggaggccagcgaggaggagggcgagGGAGTTCCTGAGATTGGTGTTGACGAGCTTCTCGACGACCTGGAGGACATGAGCCTGGGCCAGGATGAATAGATGTACCACGAGCGAACCAGTAACGACAAACAGTAACCAAAAGTCAATGGTCAATGGGGATATTTAGATGAATGCATTAATAGATTGGATGTGGAACATAAAACGAAAAGTAGAGCAATAAGGGCATAAACAGCTAGATTCCTCTTTCCCAGGTTACAAGATAGCCCTATTGAACCAGATTTCCTTAttatttgtttttattctaatgattcatttttttatttaatcacgtgacgtccATAGCCGTGTTACTAGGTTCAATCACATTTATCGCcagttgcggccatatcccTTGGTGAAAAATACGGCTTTCCCCGTCCGATCAAGCCATAGTCCAAGCAACCAGAGAGCCCTAGTtatgtattgtagtggggaggaccatacgagaatcctaGGTGCTGCAATTAaaccattttttttttgctcttgCCTCTTCGGCTTTCTATGTTATGTCTCCAACCTGCTTACTCAAGAACCAAGACAGCGTTTTACACACAGTTTGAGTAATGTAGGTTTTAGTGAGACTCTCACTGAAGATATAAAAGtccgagtacttgtaagaatacagtacatcaTGTATCTGTTCCGAGATGCTTGGACATGTCAACTCTTCAGTATCCTTAGGAGGAGGGGGATGATTTTCAACACAACCGAAAGGTAGTAAGGTTCTCGCTTATGCAGGAATGTCTCACCGAGAGAAAGACGATTTAATGTTACGTGGGATTTTTATCGACCTAGAGACATTAATTGGCACA from Yarrowia lipolytica chromosome 1F, complete sequence carries:
- a CDS encoding uncharacterized protein (Compare to YALI0F08085g, no similarity), which gives rise to MLTLALVLDEIVQHLRPLDIRRLSHTNNELRGAIQAKVKRRIAAEYPWISLDDWYAVIPYLSLEDEPLPGEAEATNGHNHKQQLTHQISAAFTRPFRPDSASEQPRKYTCYHFKDDSTVVVQHVMDWHEWQFELPLSSLGMEQKEVYDMHFSAHNETLHAYVTQKERILLLKHTARPDTQPVDHVLIIPTPSPGPKYDCILRIYQGHVFYIERVFVGFNERLDLEAIERGDLNLLETTLYSVDVESRAIHQLCSTKLPEEVFTIHTRSFRNPDAPIVLSNRMLYLCDPDRSYLLVFNLLLKSVRLLLLPQHRTYSRNVYIEKGRYLHFVSPSGGVALDLQENEIRDVHYE
- a CDS encoding uncharacterized protein (Compare to YALI0F08107g, no similarity); its protein translation is MGKPAKFVSFEPEKASKRTSCKRKPPNPDMAALVGRFAVTQKKPRPNTEPNNSPFEPPRASQHSLQPLQTFQSSFQLSDQPLGATLPLSPPHQELQLPEQLRPPTHILHEPPPTRRRIPPLSDTPVQFEEKIDPLHPLNYPNKVDTVQVHKTLSEMKAYYESQLLDKGGTPLSYTIDDARANSESNSQVQLAHPQQLPKLTVHSGSGILPGVPGVHGVGMPGMPRGPRLPKFTFSRIPDPYANSLVQQIAQTPNERKLMENYLQFLSPYFDYLPQPQLTALMFETFEPELTKKIVMTMSYLHLISAASQHTLVKKHVLYIKLCFFKLLRQEGFMELASMGEEEAYRLQRLDDSAKDLPFNNTEQSRKNIKAILILLISMVVIETINGGRSSAIRNHMYMYAKIVSQPDIRDFLITQNSGKFLINSYVWFDLITSAASHDSRAPFIVNPEMFDGTSIGLNYMVNCSIKTMQTLYEVTVLRADFKAFQEDLAQSAAYTPERSAQLRALWERGQALKRQLLIELHSECAAGYPEHSEEHIGCKCWCIAVLVFLLRIFKSCKPEVWADIRALCIQFMDLNLLLDPQNKVANQLVWPMFLIGCELKTSADFIVKADDGTVKNYQDLLRARVSRLRHSLGVGNWRTLQIILESCWKHEVDWEVHLSTGIWKQHDFMPI
- a CDS encoding uncharacterized protein (Compare to YALI0F08129g, weakly similar to uniprot|AAO79986 Enterococcus faecalis EF0111 gene Oxidoreductase zinc-binding and uniprot|P28625 Saccharomyces cerevisiae YMR152w YIM1 mitochondrial inner membrane protease), yielding MTCTTASWSLCSCAHSRVRLVSSIACNNNGQGEAGPSTQTWIYKHAHGHVTGALIDRFQYTMKAAYTTGYGGPDKIQYSEDHPKTTLIADDHVLIRVAAASLNPIDGMRNRGFLKMLAPDKHPHIFGYDVSGVVEEVGLGVDEFKAGDRVYSRIGERQDGTMAEFVSVKSSLVARAPSNISLQDAAGIPLVGLTSMQAFEAGNLQRDQTIFISKGSGGIGTFAIQLAKNVYGAKVITTASSKKMDLLRQLGADQVINYRTTVFKNVVSDVDYALDVSNQPHAHVSITKKNGFVGSLNGTPSPETVEDTLSVKPGALVSSLLRSVAFVTTRCAWIYGVRYQAIVCRPSGKQLAIITEYIEAGKIKPVTDCVFDLKDAKEAVKKLEAGHATGKIIVCVDGGLK
- a CDS encoding 60S ribosomal export protein NMD3 (Compare to YALI0F08151g, similar to uniprot|P38861 Saccharomyces cerevisiae YHR170w NMD3 nonsense-mediated mRNA decay protein, similar to Saccharomyces cerevisiae NMD3 (YHR170W); ancestral locus Anc_5.67) codes for the protein MSVSAFKATVLCHNCGTPLDGTLTNGTPICNQCIEMTTDITKEIPREASLTFCRNCDRWLQPPSSWTAAQPESRELLALCLKRLKGLSKVRLVDASFIWTEPHSRRIRIKVTVQGEAVGQTIIQQSFEVEYIVIATQCPDCAKSFTANTWRASVQIRQKVPHKKTFLYLEQLILRHNAHLDTISIQESRDGLDFFYSQRNHALKMLDFLASVTPCRHKRSEELISMDTHTAKKQYKFSYSVEIAPICRDDLVVLPPSIAKSNANISPLVLCTKVTNTLHFVDPNTLQTAEIPGSVYWRKQFPSLADASRLQEFIVLDIEPLGPVKGKFALADATVARVGDMGRNDTTYNIRTHLGGVLHPGDSAYGYYMVTSNFNNAYWDELDKDNLPDVILVKKHYPGRRKKRNRHWKLKRMALEHNLEDDPKVTKTDLDKAEQDYEQFLQELEEDTELRGTVNLYKRTVPQMPALPKTGDEMEASEEEGEGVPEIGVDELLDDLEDMSLGQDE